In Pseudomonas fluorescens, one genomic interval encodes:
- a CDS encoding N-acetyltransferase, with amino-acid sequence MPRERTNLRYQLYKSQARKQASIAKALLQLPARQDLSKVRFEPIDAIALSAFELWENPLFCWREVAAWKSREPLSLDIAIWFEEQLCGLCFVNPNKSRQRIRIVRLEGRPGDSHPLKNRIGTLAMMVIDEFAQIVGSKFIEVQEPMQGAIPVYTKLGFKFDLEGRLVLAVESKVS; translated from the coding sequence ATGCCAAGGGAACGGACGAATTTGCGGTATCAGTTGTACAAGTCGCAGGCCAGGAAACAGGCAAGCATCGCCAAAGCTCTATTGCAGCTACCAGCGCGGCAAGACTTGTCGAAAGTACGCTTCGAACCCATCGACGCCATAGCACTGAGCGCGTTCGAGCTCTGGGAGAATCCACTTTTTTGCTGGCGAGAGGTTGCCGCATGGAAATCACGAGAACCCCTGTCCCTGGATATCGCGATCTGGTTCGAAGAACAGCTCTGCGGACTGTGCTTCGTCAATCCGAACAAAAGCCGCCAACGTATTCGAATCGTACGATTGGAAGGGCGACCCGGAGATTCTCACCCGCTGAAAAATCGTATCGGGACCTTGGCGATGATGGTCATCGATGAGTTCGCCCAAATAGTCGGCAGCAAGTTCATTGAAGTCCAGGAGCCAATGCAGGGCGCAATTCCTGTTTATACAAAGCTCGGCTTCAAATTTGATTTGGAAGGTCGTCTTGTCCTAGCAGTGGAGAGTAAAGTATCGTGA
- a CDS encoding DMT family transporter, with translation MFVLSKKSALAATSTSLFVLLWSSGAIFSKWGLAHASPFAFLLMRFVIALCGLLLLTPLLKLKLPKGGRPMLFAIATGVVLLGAYQIFYLLALNTRVTPGVMATIMGVQPILTVVLIERQRSASRMFGLALGLAGLIMVVYQGIGLAGMSWAGMLFGLLALASMTVGSIMQKRITDNPLGTLPVQYLAGLLLCGIFVPFQPFHFEQSTGFIVPVLWMGLVVSVLATLLLYRLIARGNLVNVTSLFYLVPAVTAVMDYLIFGNRLAALSVLGMLLIIVGLAFVFRKTA, from the coding sequence ATGTTTGTCCTTTCGAAAAAATCCGCGCTCGCGGCGACGTCCACGAGCCTGTTCGTTCTACTGTGGAGCAGCGGGGCAATCTTCTCCAAATGGGGCCTGGCCCATGCGTCACCTTTTGCCTTTCTGCTGATGCGCTTTGTGATCGCGCTGTGCGGGCTGTTGCTGTTGACGCCGCTGCTCAAGTTGAAGCTGCCCAAGGGCGGCCGGCCGATGCTGTTTGCGATTGCAACGGGCGTGGTGTTGTTGGGGGCGTATCAGATTTTCTATCTGCTGGCCTTGAACACCAGAGTCACACCGGGGGTGATGGCGACCATCATGGGCGTACAGCCGATCCTCACTGTGGTGTTGATAGAGCGGCAGCGCTCGGCGAGCCGGATGTTCGGCCTCGCGCTGGGGCTGGCCGGGCTGATCATGGTGGTTTACCAGGGGATCGGTCTGGCAGGGATGTCCTGGGCGGGGATGCTGTTCGGTCTGTTGGCGCTGGCGAGCATGACGGTGGGCTCGATCATGCAGAAGCGCATCACCGACAATCCCCTCGGCACATTGCCGGTGCAGTATCTGGCCGGGCTGTTGTTGTGCGGGATATTTGTGCCATTTCAGCCGTTCCACTTTGAACAGAGCACGGGTTTCATCGTGCCGGTGTTGTGGATGGGACTGGTGGTGTCGGTGCTGGCGACACTGTTGCTCTATCGCCTGATCGCCCGGGGCAATCTGGTGAATGTCACCAGTCTGTTCTATCTGGTGCCGGCGGTGACGGCGGTGATGGATTACCTGATTTTCGGCAATCGTCTGGCGGCGTTGAGTGTGCTGGGGATGCTGTTGATCATCGTCGGGCTGGCGTTTGTGTTCCGTAAAACTGCTTGA
- a CDS encoding DMT family transporter: MSAVDIFRMLSLAAIWGASFLFMRIIAPVIGTIPTAFFRVSIAAVGLLVILGLMRISWDFKGKLKTVMLLGVINSGIPATLYSVAAQVLPAGYSAIFNATTPLMGVLIGGLFFSEKLTVAKLTGVFLGLFGVGVLTRAGPVAFDLQLLMGALACLLATTCYGFAGFLTRRWLDHSGGLDSRLSAVGSMLGASLFLLPLFGYSVITAPPASWGGWNVWLSLLGLGLGCTAFAYIIYFRLLSSIGPVKSMTVTFMIPAFGVLWGALLLDEPLSMAHLYGGVLIALALWLVLKPAAVKPAAVTVR; encoded by the coding sequence GTGAGCGCTGTCGATATTTTCCGCATGCTGTCGCTGGCAGCCATCTGGGGCGCGAGCTTCCTGTTCATGCGCATTATTGCGCCGGTGATCGGCACCATTCCGACCGCGTTCTTTCGGGTGTCGATTGCTGCCGTCGGTCTGCTGGTGATTCTCGGGCTGATGCGCATCAGCTGGGATTTCAAGGGCAAACTGAAAACGGTGATGTTGCTGGGCGTTATCAACTCGGGGATTCCGGCGACGTTGTATTCGGTGGCGGCGCAAGTGTTGCCGGCCGGTTACTCGGCAATCTTCAACGCCACCACGCCGTTGATGGGCGTGTTGATTGGCGGGCTGTTTTTCAGTGAAAAACTCACTGTCGCGAAACTGACCGGGGTGTTTCTCGGCTTGTTCGGTGTCGGTGTGCTGACGCGCGCAGGTCCGGTCGCGTTCGATCTGCAATTGCTGATGGGCGCCCTCGCCTGCCTGCTCGCTACCACTTGCTACGGCTTCGCCGGGTTCCTCACGCGGCGCTGGCTGGATCACAGCGGCGGGCTCGACAGTCGTCTCTCGGCCGTGGGCAGCATGCTCGGCGCCTCGCTGTTTCTGTTGCCACTGTTCGGCTACAGCGTGATCACCGCCCCTCCGGCAAGCTGGGGTGGGTGGAATGTCTGGCTGTCGCTGCTGGGCCTGGGTCTGGGCTGCACGGCGTTCGCCTACATCATCTATTTCCGCCTGCTCAGCTCCATCGGCCCGGTCAAATCGATGACCGTGACCTTCATGATTCCGGCGTTCGGCGTGTTGTGGGGCGCGTTGCTGCTGGATGAGCCGTTGTCGATGGCGCACCTGTATGGCGGCGTGTTGATTGCGCTGGCGTTGTGGCTGGTGTTGAAGCCGGCGGCGGTGAAGCCCGCTGCCGTAACCGTCCGCTGA
- a CDS encoding methyl-accepting chemotaxis protein, whose protein sequence is MSIRNLRIGLRASLSFAVLAALLVVVGLFGLGQMKNLRESATVIEESWMPSIESIHDAAANIANIRLESLRLITSTQPAVRDTSKGIIKVQREELSKRLKDHTALLASDAERAMLDGLNSDVAKYMSILDQIITQIDAGQSEQAYARLNNELAPQGRILDKALEQMISFNQQGADSAAEAAAGVYQQALWIVATIIVVALIATLLLAWLLTRSITAPINQALSVAQKIAAGDLSGQIADHGSDEAAQLLSALAEMQNNLRSTIRGISESAQQLASAAEEMSSVMEQSTRGLQQQNDQIEQAATAVTEMSTAVDEVAANAVSSAEASEASNEDSKHGHVQVSETISSIQELVSAVLGASEQAEGLATQAQDISKVLEVIRGIAGQTNLLALNAAIEAARAGEAGRGFAVVADEVRSLAQRTQNSTEEIELMISSIQQGTGATVGALQSSAEQASHTLRRANSAGQALEKITASISQINQRNLVIASAAEQQALVAREVDQNLVTIRDLSTQTAAGATQTSAASQELSRLAIDLNGLVTRFVL, encoded by the coding sequence ATGTCTATCCGCAATCTGCGCATCGGTTTGCGCGCCAGTTTGAGTTTTGCCGTATTGGCCGCCCTGCTGGTGGTGGTCGGCCTGTTCGGTCTGGGCCAGATGAAAAATCTGCGTGAGAGCGCAACGGTGATCGAGGAATCGTGGATGCCCAGCATCGAGAGCATTCACGATGCGGCGGCGAACATCGCCAACATCCGCCTCGAATCCCTGCGCCTGATCACCAGCACCCAGCCGGCGGTACGCGACACAAGCAAAGGCATCATCAAGGTGCAACGCGAAGAATTGTCGAAGCGCCTGAAGGACCACACCGCTCTACTGGCCAGCGATGCGGAACGGGCGATGCTCGACGGTTTGAATAGCGACGTCGCCAAGTACATGAGCATCCTGGACCAGATCATCACTCAGATCGACGCCGGGCAAAGTGAACAGGCCTATGCCCGTCTGAACAATGAACTGGCGCCACAGGGCCGGATCCTCGACAAGGCGCTGGAGCAGATGATCAGCTTCAACCAGCAAGGCGCCGACAGCGCCGCCGAAGCTGCTGCCGGGGTTTATCAGCAGGCGCTGTGGATTGTCGCGACCATCATCGTTGTCGCCCTGATCGCTACCCTGCTGCTGGCCTGGCTGCTGACCCGCAGCATCACCGCACCGATCAATCAGGCCCTGTCCGTCGCGCAAAAAATTGCCGCCGGCGACCTCAGCGGCCAGATTGCCGATCACGGTAGCGATGAGGCGGCGCAGTTGCTCAGCGCCCTCGCCGAGATGCAGAACAACCTGCGCTCGACCATCCGTGGCATCAGCGAATCGGCGCAGCAACTGGCCTCCGCCGCCGAAGAAATGAGCTCGGTGATGGAGCAAAGCACCCGTGGCCTGCAGCAGCAGAACGATCAGATCGAACAGGCCGCCACCGCCGTCACCGAGATGAGCACGGCGGTGGATGAAGTTGCGGCCAACGCAGTGTCCAGCGCCGAGGCCTCCGAAGCCTCGAACGAGGACAGCAAACACGGGCATGTGCAGGTCAGCGAGACCATCAGCTCGATTCAGGAACTGGTCAGCGCGGTGCTCGGTGCGTCGGAGCAGGCCGAAGGCCTGGCCACGCAGGCCCAGGACATCAGCAAGGTGCTGGAGGTGATTCGCGGCATCGCCGGGCAAACCAACCTGCTGGCGCTCAACGCCGCCATCGAAGCGGCGCGCGCGGGTGAGGCCGGACGCGGTTTTGCGGTGGTCGCCGATGAAGTGCGTTCGCTGGCGCAACGCACGCAGAACTCCACCGAAGAAATCGAGCTGATGATCAGCAGCATCCAGCAAGGCACCGGCGCCACCGTCGGCGCCTTGCAAAGCAGTGCCGAGCAGGCCAGCCACACGTTGCGCCGGGCCAACAGTGCCGGTCAGGCACTGGAGAAAATCACCGCGTCGATCTCGCAGATCAACCAGCGCAACCTGGTGATCGCCAGCGCGGCCGAGCAGCAAGCGCTGGTGGCGCGCGAGGTTGATCAGAATCTGGTGACCATCCGCGATCTCTCGACCCAGACCGCCGCCGGCGCTACCCAGACCTCCGCTGCCAGTCAGGAACTGTCGCGCCTGGCGATCGACCTCAACGGCCTGGTGACGCGCTTCGTGCTCTGA
- the aceK gene encoding bifunctional isocitrate dehydrogenase kinase/phosphatase yields the protein MPQQWPATDIARMILDGFDDYREHFRRITDGARERFEQARWQETQTASAARINLYEEKVGETIARLREHFDDETLMNVGSWPLVKSAYISVIDLRFDDELSETWYNSIFCGLFSHDLISDGCMFIHTTRPSLRRARAAQTRTYKPQGQLSSMLASIFADYRFSEDYADLPGDLQRLEAQLRENLPDWVCKDPELSVELFSSVLYRNKGAYLVGRIYTRDEQWPLVIPLLHREGRGIQIDALITDEADVSIIFSFTRSYFMVDVPVPAEFIGFLRRILPGKHIAELYTSIGFYKHGKSEFYRALINHLANTDDQFIMAPGVRGMVMSVFTLPGFNTVFKIIKDRFSPSKNVDRATVIEKYRLVKSVDRVGRMADTQEFADFRFPLSKFDPACLEELLEVAPSTVSVEGDTVLIRHCWTERRMTPLNLYLDNANEAQVREALEDYGLAIKQLAAANIFPGDMLLKNFGVTRHGRVVFYDYDEICFLTEANFRHIPAPRTPEDEMASEPWYSIGPLDVFPEEFPPFLFADAGQRKLFDQLHGELYNADYWKGLQEAIRAGKVIDVFPYRRKGLDNE from the coding sequence ATGCCGCAGCAATGGCCAGCCACCGACATCGCCCGCATGATCCTCGATGGCTTTGACGATTACCGCGAGCACTTCCGGCGGATCACCGACGGTGCGCGCGAGCGCTTCGAGCAGGCGCGCTGGCAGGAGACGCAGACCGCGTCGGCGGCGCGGATCAATCTCTACGAAGAAAAGGTCGGCGAAACCATCGCCCGCCTGCGCGAGCATTTCGACGACGAGACGCTGATGAATGTCGGCAGTTGGCCGTTGGTGAAAAGTGCTTACATCAGTGTCATCGACCTGCGTTTCGACGATGAACTGTCCGAGACCTGGTACAACTCGATCTTCTGCGGGCTGTTCAGTCACGACCTGATCAGCGACGGCTGCATGTTCATCCACACCACCCGGCCGAGCCTGCGCCGCGCCCGGGCCGCACAAACCCGCACCTACAAGCCGCAGGGCCAATTGTCATCGATGCTCGCGAGCATCTTTGCCGATTACCGCTTCAGCGAGGATTACGCCGATTTGCCCGGCGACCTGCAGCGCCTCGAAGCGCAACTGCGCGAGAATTTGCCGGACTGGGTGTGCAAGGATCCGGAACTGAGCGTCGAGCTGTTTTCCTCGGTGCTGTACCGCAACAAAGGCGCGTATCTGGTCGGGCGCATCTACACCCGCGACGAGCAGTGGCCGCTGGTGATTCCGTTGCTGCACCGCGAAGGCCGCGGGATTCAGATTGACGCGCTGATCACCGACGAAGCCGATGTGTCGATCATCTTCTCTTTCACCCGTTCGTATTTCATGGTCGATGTGCCGGTGCCGGCGGAGTTCATCGGTTTCCTGCGGCGTATCCTGCCGGGCAAGCACATCGCTGAGCTGTACACCTCGATCGGTTTCTACAAGCACGGCAAATCCGAGTTCTATCGGGCGCTGATCAATCACCTGGCCAACACCGACGACCAGTTCATCATGGCCCCCGGCGTGCGCGGCATGGTCATGAGCGTGTTCACCCTGCCGGGCTTCAACACCGTGTTCAAGATCATCAAGGACCGTTTCTCGCCGTCGAAAAACGTCGACCGGGCGACGGTGATCGAAAAATATCGTCTGGTGAAAAGTGTCGACCGGGTCGGGCGCATGGCCGATACCCAGGAGTTCGCCGACTTCCGTTTTCCGCTGAGCAAGTTTGATCCGGCGTGCCTGGAAGAACTGCTGGAAGTCGCGCCGTCGACGGTCTCGGTCGAAGGCGATACGGTGCTGATCCGCCACTGCTGGACCGAGCGCCGGATGACCCCGCTCAACCTCTACCTGGACAACGCCAACGAAGCCCAGGTGCGCGAGGCGCTGGAGGACTACGGCCTGGCGATCAAGCAACTGGCGGCGGCCAACATCTTTCCCGGCGACATGTTGCTGAAAAACTTCGGCGTCACTCGCCACGGCCGAGTGGTGTTCTACGACTACGACGAGATCTGCTTCCTGACCGAAGCCAACTTCCGCCACATCCCCGCGCCGCGTACCCCTGAGGACGAAATGGCCTCCGAGCCGTGGTATTCGATCGGGCCGCTGGATGTGTTCCCGGAAGAGTTTCCGCCTTTCCTGTTCGCCGATGCCGGGCAGCGCAAATTGTTCGATCAACTGCATGGCGAGTTGTATAACGCCGATTACTGGAAGGGTTTGCAAGAGGCGATTCGCGCCGGCAAAGTCATCGACGTCTTCCCTTACCGCCGCAAAGGCCTCGATAACGAATGA